A stretch of Camelina sativa cultivar DH55 chromosome 18, Cs, whole genome shotgun sequence DNA encodes these proteins:
- the LOC104760499 gene encoding ycf3-interacting protein 1, chloroplastic — translation MVTQMFQLPLQYCVSSFYSSSGGQRNYGVCSPSPVVICSFSGNSDDRWVRRSKKNRRFGSLIAKQEKGDVTEIRIPVPLTLEQEEKEKQDRDDEDDEDVYEEGDEVDPEDLKYVNEIKRVLELLRRNRDMIFSEVKLTIMIEDPREVERTRLLGIEDSETPSRDDLAEALEQVNDGKIPKDRATLRMLHEEMMRWPNLEVEVSKKQRGKSMYAKSTDTGIDPKEAAKRLNIEWDSAAAIEDADVNDEQGVVTKVAGYGALYFVSALPVIIGVSVVLILFYNSLQ, via the exons ATGGTGACGCAGATGTTTCAGTTGCCGTTACAGTACTGTGTTTCgagtttttattcttcttccgGCGGCCAACGGAACTACGGTGTTTGTTCGCCGTCTCCGGTTGTTATTTGCAGTTTTAGTGGTAATTCTGATGATCGTTGGGTGAGGCGGAGTAAGAAGAATCGGAGATTCGGTAGTTTGATAGCTAAGCAGGAGAAAGGAGATGTTACGGAGATTCGTATTCCGGTTCCGTTAACGTTGGAgcaggaagagaaggagaaacaagacagagatgatgaagatgatgaagatgtatACGAAGAAGGAGACGAAGTCGATCCTGAAGATCTCAAATACGTTAACGAGATCAAACGG GTATTGGAGCTTCTCAGGAGGAATAGAGATATGATCTTTAGTGAG GTTAAGTTGACAATCATGATTGAGGATCCAAGGGAAGTGGAAAGAACGAGGCTGCTTGGAATTGAAGATTCGGAGACCCCAAGTAGGGATGACTTGGCTGAAGCCTTGGAGCAg GTAAATGATGGGAAAATCCCTAAGGATCGTGCCACTCTCCGGATGCTTCATGAGGAAATGATGCGTTGGCCAAATTTAGAG GTTGAGGTGTCAAAGAAGCAGCGAGGAAAATCAATGTATGCTAAATCCACAGACACCGGGATAGATCCAAAAGAAGCAGCCAAGAGACTTAACATAGAATGGGATTCAGCTGCTGCAATTGAAGACGCCGATGTCAATGATGAACAAGGAGTAGTAACCAAAGTCGCG GGTTATGGAGCGTTGTACTTTGTATCGGCTTTACCAGTTATCATCGGTGTCTCTGTTGTATTAATCTTGTTTTACAATTCCCTTCAGTAG
- the LOC104760498 gene encoding uncharacterized serine-rich protein C215.13-like isoform X2, with protein MIQSERDISMDPKSIRSLSMSGSMRRNDSFDMVLLPAMSPPRDLDSPMPLPLQPVRTKFLSRSLPNSTAASPRQRSGLMRSLKNKEQDSSSAAYKRSKSCGSTSKRLSLKRNSFFIKTESNKSISNNNTLEDGFKCNALCLYLPGFGKGKPIRSSRKDDSSSFTRTTTTTTSSSSTITVSRTVSVRESTTTTTVISARASMEKFDCGSYTSESGGEEGGNHFYDLPSELIKSGSGDNDHDDPVSAAFVFDKEPVEKEIKGVLKVSGSKNRKSMESSSLRQVRFSTSSPVSYPTSPVISPRLLEASKNFNAFLEAQAV; from the coding sequence ATGATTCAATCCGAGAGAGATATATCCATGGACCCGAAATCAATCAGGTCGTTGTCTATGTCTGGTTCGATGAGAAGGAACGATAGCTTCGATATGGTTCTCTTACCGGCGATGTCACCTCCTAGAGATTTAGATTCGCCTATGCCTCTTCCGTTGCAGCCAGTTCGGACTAAATTTCTGAGCCGTAGCCTCCCAAACTCAACCGCTGCTTCTCCAAGACAACGTTCGGGTCTAATGCGGTCGCTCAAAAACAAGGAACAGGACTCATCTTCTGCGGCATACAAGAGAAGCAAATCTTGTGGGTCTACTAGCAAGAGACTCTCCCTTAAGAGGAACTCGTTCTTCATTAAAACCGAGTCGAACAAGAGCATCAGCAATAATAATACATTAGAAGACGGATTCAAATGCAACGCTCTGTGTTTATACCTCCCTGGTTTCGGTAAAGGAAAACCGATCAGATCATCACGGAaagatgattcttcttccttcactcGAACTACCACAACGACGACATCATCGTCATCAACCATTACCGTTTCAAGAACCGTATCCGTCAGAGAATCCACAACCACTACCACAGTGATCTCAGCTCGAGCTTCAATGGAGAAATTCGATTGCGGCTCATATACTTCGGAATCcggtggagaagaaggaggaaaTCACTTCTATGACTTACCGTCCGAGCTAATAAAAAGTGGTTCTGGTGATAACGACCATGACGATCCCGTTTCAGCGGCTTTCGTGTTTGACAAGGAACCTGTTGAGAAAGAGATCAAAGGTGTTTTAAAGGTTTCTGGTTCGAAAAACAGAAAATCGATGGAGTCTTCTTCACTGCGTCAGGTTCGATTCTCCACGTCATCACCGGTTTCATACCCTACGTCTCCGGTGATCTCTCCACGGTTGTTAGAAGCCTCCAAGAATTTCAATGCTTTCTTGGAAGCTCAAGCCGTTTGA
- the LOC104760500 gene encoding beta-glucosidase 14-like isoform X2, which produces MRAKYLCLLVFIVLASNEVVAKKHSSTPKLKRSDFPKDFIFGAATSAYQVEGGAHEDGRGPSIWDTFSEKYPEKIIDGSNGSVADDSYHLYKEDVGLLHQIGFNAYRFSISWSRILPRGNLKGGINQAGIDYYNNLINELLSKGIKPFVTLFHWDTPQALEDAYGGFRGKEIVNDFRHYADLCFKSFGDRVKHWMTLNEPLTVVQQGCVAGVMAPGRCSKFTNPNCTAGNGATEPYIVGHNLILAHGEAVKVYRKKYKTSQKGQVGIALNAGWNLPYNTESAEDRLAAARAMAFTFDYFMEPLVTGKYPVDMINNVKHGRLPTFTTKQSKMLKGSYDFIGINYYSSSYAKDVPCSNENVTLFTDPCASITGEREGGIRDLLLSAKYKFKDPVIYITENGRDEASTGKVLLKDGERIDYYAKHLKMVQDAISIGANVKGFFAWSLLDNFEWATGYTVRFGLVYVDFDHGRKRYLKKSAKWFKRLLNKKKKN; this is translated from the exons ATGAGAGCTAAATATCTTTGTTTACTAGTGTTCATTGTCTTGGCTTCTAACGAAGTTGTTGCCAAGAAACACTCTTCAACGCCTAAACTAAAAAGAAGTGATTTTCCAAAAGATTTCATATTTGGAGCTGCAACGTCTGCTTACCAAGTCGAAGGAGGTGCTCACGAAGACGGTAGAGGACCAAgtatttgggatacattctcCGAAAAATATCCAGAGAAGATTATAGATGGTAGCAATGGATCTGTTGCTGATGATTCTTACCATCTTTACAAAGAAGATGTAGGTTTACTACATCAGATTGGCTTCAATGCTTATAGATTCTCCATCTCATGGTCGAGGATCTTGCCACGTGGGAATCTGAAAGGAGGAATCAACCAAGCCGGTATTGATTATTACAACAACTTGATCAATGAGCTTTTGTCCAAAGGAATCAAACCTTTCGTCACTCTTTTCCACTGGGACACACCACAAGCCCTTGAAGATGCTTACGGAGGATTCCGCGGCAAAGAGATTGTGAATGATTTCCGCCATTACGCGGATCTTTGCTTCAAGAGTTTTGGAGATCGAGTGAAGCATTGGATGACATTGAACGAGCCATTGACAGTGGTGCAACAAGGATGCGTTGCAGGTGTCATGGCTCCAGGAAGATGCTCaaaattcacaaaccctaaCTGCACCGCCGGAAACGGAGCTACCGAGCCTTATATCGTTGGTCACAACCTCATCCTAGCTCACGGAGAAGCAGTCAAagtatacagaaaaaaatacaagacaTCTCAAAAAGGTCAAGTCGGTATCGCCTTAAACGCGGGTTGGAACTTACCTTATAATACAGAGTCAGCCGAGGACAGGTTAGCCGCGGCACGAGCCATGGCATTCACATTCGACTATTTCATGGAGCCACTTGTGACCGGTAAATACCCGGTTGATATGATCAACAACGTAAAACACGGTCGCTTACCTACATTTACTACAAAACAATCTAAGATGCTCAAAGGATCATACGATTTCATTGGGATCAACTACTACTCATCTTCTTACGCAAAGGATGTTCCTTGCTCTAACGAAAACGTTACACTATTCACTGATCCTTGTGCCAGCATCACAGGTGAAAGAGAAGGA GGAATCCGTGATCTCCTCCTCTCTGCAAAATACAAGTTTAAGGACCCGGTTATATACATAACCGAGAACGGGAGGGATGAAGCTAGTACCGGTAAAGTCTTACTTAAAGATGGTGAGAGGATCGATTACTACGCTAAACATCTCAAGATGGTTCAAGATGCAATCTCGATTGGAGCCAATGTGAAGGGGTTTTTCGCATGGTCGTTGTTGGATAACTTTGAATGGGCAACGGGATACACGGTCCGGTTTGGACTGGTTTACGTGGATTTCGACCATGGACGTAAGAGATATCTCAAGAAATCGGCAAAATGGTTTAAAAGGTTgttgaataagaagaaaaagaattga
- the LOC104760498 gene encoding uncharacterized serine-rich protein C215.13-like isoform X1 — MVAAVLLPTVSFRDESSREDWQVLSRIDSKKKILVKQTSMIQSERDISMDPKSIRSLSMSGSMRRNDSFDMVLLPAMSPPRDLDSPMPLPLQPVRTKFLSRSLPNSTAASPRQRSGLMRSLKNKEQDSSSAAYKRSKSCGSTSKRLSLKRNSFFIKTESNKSISNNNTLEDGFKCNALCLYLPGFGKGKPIRSSRKDDSSSFTRTTTTTTSSSSTITVSRTVSVRESTTTTTVISARASMEKFDCGSYTSESGGEEGGNHFYDLPSELIKSGSGDNDHDDPVSAAFVFDKEPVEKEIKGVLKVSGSKNRKSMESSSLRQVRFSTSSPVSYPTSPVISPRLLEASKNFNAFLEAQAV; from the coding sequence atggtgGCTGCAGTTCTTCTGCCAACGGTTAGCTTCAGAGACGAAAGTTCTCGTGAGGATTGGCAAGTTCTAAGCAGAATcgattcgaagaagaagattctggtCAAGCAAACGAGTATGATTCAATCCGAGAGAGATATATCCATGGACCCGAAATCAATCAGGTCGTTGTCTATGTCTGGTTCGATGAGAAGGAACGATAGCTTCGATATGGTTCTCTTACCGGCGATGTCACCTCCTAGAGATTTAGATTCGCCTATGCCTCTTCCGTTGCAGCCAGTTCGGACTAAATTTCTGAGCCGTAGCCTCCCAAACTCAACCGCTGCTTCTCCAAGACAACGTTCGGGTCTAATGCGGTCGCTCAAAAACAAGGAACAGGACTCATCTTCTGCGGCATACAAGAGAAGCAAATCTTGTGGGTCTACTAGCAAGAGACTCTCCCTTAAGAGGAACTCGTTCTTCATTAAAACCGAGTCGAACAAGAGCATCAGCAATAATAATACATTAGAAGACGGATTCAAATGCAACGCTCTGTGTTTATACCTCCCTGGTTTCGGTAAAGGAAAACCGATCAGATCATCACGGAaagatgattcttcttccttcactcGAACTACCACAACGACGACATCATCGTCATCAACCATTACCGTTTCAAGAACCGTATCCGTCAGAGAATCCACAACCACTACCACAGTGATCTCAGCTCGAGCTTCAATGGAGAAATTCGATTGCGGCTCATATACTTCGGAATCcggtggagaagaaggaggaaaTCACTTCTATGACTTACCGTCCGAGCTAATAAAAAGTGGTTCTGGTGATAACGACCATGACGATCCCGTTTCAGCGGCTTTCGTGTTTGACAAGGAACCTGTTGAGAAAGAGATCAAAGGTGTTTTAAAGGTTTCTGGTTCGAAAAACAGAAAATCGATGGAGTCTTCTTCACTGCGTCAGGTTCGATTCTCCACGTCATCACCGGTTTCATACCCTACGTCTCCGGTGATCTCTCCACGGTTGTTAGAAGCCTCCAAGAATTTCAATGCTTTCTTGGAAGCTCAAGCCGTTTGA
- the LOC104760500 gene encoding beta-glucosidase 13-like isoform X1 yields MRAKYLCLLVFIVLASNEVVAKKHSSTPKLKRSDFPKDFIFGAATSAYQVEGGAHEDGRGPSIWDTFSEKYPEKIIDGSNGSVADDSYHLYKEDVGLLHQIGFNAYRFSISWSRILPRGNLKGGINQAGIDYYNNLINELLSKGIKPFVTLFHWDTPQALEDAYGGFRGKEIVNDFRHYADLCFKSFGDRVKHWMTLNEPLTVVQQGCVAGVMAPGRCSKFTNPNCTAGNGATEPYIVGHNLILAHGEAVKVYRKKYKTSQKGQVGIALNAGWNLPYNTESAEDRLAAARAMAFTFDYFMEPLVTGKYPVDMINNVKHGRLPTFTTKQSKMLKGSYDFIGINYYSSSYAKDVPCSNENVTLFTDPCASITGEREGVPIGPKAASDWLLIYPKGIRDLLLSAKYKFKDPVIYITENGRDEASTGKVLLKDGERIDYYAKHLKMVQDAISIGANVKGFFAWSLLDNFEWATGYTVRFGLVYVDFDHGRKRYLKKSAKWFKRLLNKKKKN; encoded by the coding sequence ATGAGAGCTAAATATCTTTGTTTACTAGTGTTCATTGTCTTGGCTTCTAACGAAGTTGTTGCCAAGAAACACTCTTCAACGCCTAAACTAAAAAGAAGTGATTTTCCAAAAGATTTCATATTTGGAGCTGCAACGTCTGCTTACCAAGTCGAAGGAGGTGCTCACGAAGACGGTAGAGGACCAAgtatttgggatacattctcCGAAAAATATCCAGAGAAGATTATAGATGGTAGCAATGGATCTGTTGCTGATGATTCTTACCATCTTTACAAAGAAGATGTAGGTTTACTACATCAGATTGGCTTCAATGCTTATAGATTCTCCATCTCATGGTCGAGGATCTTGCCACGTGGGAATCTGAAAGGAGGAATCAACCAAGCCGGTATTGATTATTACAACAACTTGATCAATGAGCTTTTGTCCAAAGGAATCAAACCTTTCGTCACTCTTTTCCACTGGGACACACCACAAGCCCTTGAAGATGCTTACGGAGGATTCCGCGGCAAAGAGATTGTGAATGATTTCCGCCATTACGCGGATCTTTGCTTCAAGAGTTTTGGAGATCGAGTGAAGCATTGGATGACATTGAACGAGCCATTGACAGTGGTGCAACAAGGATGCGTTGCAGGTGTCATGGCTCCAGGAAGATGCTCaaaattcacaaaccctaaCTGCACCGCCGGAAACGGAGCTACCGAGCCTTATATCGTTGGTCACAACCTCATCCTAGCTCACGGAGAAGCAGTCAAagtatacagaaaaaaatacaagacaTCTCAAAAAGGTCAAGTCGGTATCGCCTTAAACGCGGGTTGGAACTTACCTTATAATACAGAGTCAGCCGAGGACAGGTTAGCCGCGGCACGAGCCATGGCATTCACATTCGACTATTTCATGGAGCCACTTGTGACCGGTAAATACCCGGTTGATATGATCAACAACGTAAAACACGGTCGCTTACCTACATTTACTACAAAACAATCTAAGATGCTCAAAGGATCATACGATTTCATTGGGATCAACTACTACTCATCTTCTTACGCAAAGGATGTTCCTTGCTCTAACGAAAACGTTACACTATTCACTGATCCTTGTGCCAGCATCACAGGTGAAAGAGAAGGAGTTCCCATAGGTCCAAAAGCTGCATCGGATTGGCTATTAATATATCCCAAGGGAATCCGTGATCTCCTCCTCTCTGCAAAATACAAGTTTAAGGACCCGGTTATATACATAACCGAGAACGGGAGGGATGAAGCTAGTACCGGTAAAGTCTTACTTAAAGATGGTGAGAGGATCGATTACTACGCTAAACATCTCAAGATGGTTCAAGATGCAATCTCGATTGGAGCCAATGTGAAGGGGTTTTTCGCATGGTCGTTGTTGGATAACTTTGAATGGGCAACGGGATACACGGTCCGGTTTGGACTGGTTTACGTGGATTTCGACCATGGACGTAAGAGATATCTCAAGAAATCGGCAAAATGGTTTAAAAGGTTgttgaataagaagaaaaagaattga
- the LOC104760501 gene encoding DNA replication licensing factor MCM6-like gives MEAFGGFVMDEQAIQVENVFLEXLSSFRLDANKPELYYEAEIEAIRGGESTMMYIDFSHVMGFNDALQKAIADEYLRFEPYLRNACKRFVIEMNPSFISDDTPNKDINVSFYNLPFTKRLRELTSAEIGKLVSVTGVVTRTSEVRPELLYGTFKCLDCGSVIKNVEQQFKYTQPTICVSPTCLNRARWALLRQESKFADWQRVRMQETSKEIPAGSLPRSLDVILRHEIVEQARAGDTVIFTGTVVVIPDISALAAPGERAECRRDSSQQKSSTAGHEGVQGLKALGVRDLSYRLAFIANSVQIADGSRNTDMRNRQNDSNEDDQQQFTADELDEIQQMRNTPDYFNKLVGSMAPTVFGHQDIKRAVLLMLLGGVHKTTHEGINLRGDINVCIVGDPSCAKSQFLKYTAGIVPRSVYTSGKSSSAAGLTATVAKEPETGEFCIEAGALMLADNGICCIDEFDKMDIKDQVAIHEAMEQQTISITKAGIQATLNARTSILAAANPVGGRYDKSKPLKYNVNLPPAILSRFDLVYVMIDDPDEVTDYHIAHHIVRVHQKHEAALSPEFTTVQLKRYIAYAKTLKPKLSPEARKLLVESYVALRRGDTTPGTRVAYRMTVRQLEALIRLSEAIARSHLEILVKPSHVLLAVRLLKTSVISVESGDIDLSEYQDANGENMDDTDDIENPDNGDEDQQNGAAEPAPATADNGAAAQKLVISEEEYDRITQALVIRLRQHEETVNKDSSELPGIRQKELIRWYIDQQNEKKKYSSQEQVKLDIKKLRAIIESLVCKEGHLIVLANEQEAAETEETRKKSSQRDERILAVAPNYVVE, from the exons ATGGAAGCTTTTGGTGGGTTTGTAATGGATGAACAAGCGATTCAAGTAGAGAACGTCTTCCTCGAGTNac TTTCCAGTTTCCGATTAGATGCGAACAAGCCGGAACTGTATTACGAAGCGGAGATTGAAGCGATTCGAGGCGGTGAATCAACAATGATGTATATTGATTTCTCACATGTTATGGGTTTTAATGATGCTCTTCAGAAAGCAATAGCTGACGAGTATTTGAG GTTTGAGCCGTATTTGAGGAATGCGTGTAAGCGGTTTGTGATTGAAATGAATCCTTCTTTCATTTCGGATGATACTCCCAATAAAGATATCAATGTTTCCTTCTACAATCTCCCTTTCACTAAAAG GTTGAGGGAGTTAACGTCTGCAGAAATTGGGAAGTTAGTGTCGGTGACTGGTGTGGTTACTAGAACAAGTGAAGTGAGACCTGAGCTGCTTTATGGGACGTTTAAGTGTTTAGATTGTGGTAGTGTTATAAAGAATGTTGAACAACAGTTTAAGTATACACAG CCTACGATCTGTGTGAGCCCAACTTGTTTGAACAGAGCAAGATGGGCGTTGCTTAGACAAGAGAGCAAGTTTGCGGATTGGCAAAGAGTTAGAATGCAGGAGACTTCAAAAGAGATACCTGCTGGTTCCTTGCCACGGTCTTTGGATGTCATTCTGCGTCATGAGATTGTTGAACAGGCTAGAGCTGGTGACAC GGTTATTTTTACCGGAACTGTTGTTGTTATACCTGACATATCAGCACTAGCAGCACCTGGAGAGAGAGCAGAATGCCGTCGAGACTCGTCCCAACAGAAAAGCTCTACTGCTGGACATGAAGGTGTTCAAGGTCTCAAGGCTCTGGGAGTTAGAGATCTTTCGTATCGGCTTGCCTTTATCGCCAACTCAGTGCAG aTTGCTGATGGTAGTAGGAACACTGATATGAGGAACCGCCAAAATGATTCTAATGAAGATGATCAGCAGCAGTTCACG GCAGATGAACTAGATGAAATTCAGCAGATGAGAAATACCCCTGATTACTTCAATAAGTTAGTTGGAAGCATGGCCCCAACCGTTTTTGGTCATCAAGACATCAAACGTGCAGTTCTGCTTATGCTTTTAGGCGGTGTGCACAAGACTACTCATGAAGGCATCAACCTTAGAGGAGACATCAATGTTTGTATAGTTGGGGACCCCAGCTGTGCTAAATCCCAATTCCTCAA GTATACCGCAGGCATAGTACCAAGATCTGTGTATACATCTGGGAAGTCCTCTTCTGCAGCTGGGTTGACTGCAACTGTTGCGAAAGAACCGGAAACTGGTGAATTTTGCATTGAG GCTGGTGCTTTAATGCTTGCTGACAATGGAATATGTTGCATTGACGAGTTTGACAAGATGGATATCAAAGATCAG GTTGCTATTCATGAAGCGATGGAGCAGCAAACCATAAGCATTACAAAAGCTGGGATACAAGCAACCTTGAATGCTAGGACATCAATTCTTGCAGCAGCTAATCCTGTTGGTGGGCGATATGATAAATCTAAACCACTTAAG TATAACGTCAATCTTCCACCTGCCATTCTTTCGAGGTTTGATCTTGTGTACGTTATGATTGATGACCCTGATGAGGTAACGGATTACCACATTGCCCATCATATCGTGCGAGTTCACCAGAAGCATGAAGCAGCGCTTTCTCCTGAGTTCACTACCGTACAACTTAAGCGCTACATTGCATATGCCAAAACGTTAAAGCCAAAG CTAAGCCCAGAAGCAAGAAAGCTACTTGTCGAGTCTTATGTTGCTCTTCGTAGAGGTGATACAACTCCAGGCACAAGAGTCGCATATCGAATGACAGTTAGGCAGCTAGAGGCACTGATCAGGCTCTCAGAAGCCATTGCTAGGAGTCATTTGGAAATTCTG GTTAAACCAAGTCATGTTCTACTAGCTGTCAGACTGTTGAAGACTTCAGTCATCAG TGTTGAGTCAGGGGATATCGATCTTTCTGAGTACCAAGATGCTAATGGTGAGAACATGGACGACACAGATGACATTGAAAACCCTGATAATGGAGATGAGGATCAACAGAATGGTGCAGCTGAGCCAGCCCCTGCAACTGCAG ATAATGGAGCAGCAGCTCAAAAGCTGGTGATTAGCGAGGAAGAATATGATAGAATCACACAGGCCTTAGTCATTCGCCTTAGACAACATGAAGAAACTGTAAACAAAGACA gtTCGGAATTGCCTGGAATAAGACAAAAGGAACTGATTCGATGGTACATCGATcaacaaaatgagaaaaagaaatatagtTCACAAGAGCAAGTAAAACTCGATATCAAGAAACTCAGAGCCATCATTGAG AGCTTGGTATGTAAAGAAGGTCATCTTATAGTGTTAGCTAATGAGCAAGAAGCCgcagaaacagaagaaacaaggaaaaaatCTTCACAAAGAGATGAGAGGATCTTGGCTGTTGCTCCAAATTATGTAGTTGAGTGA